Part of the Roseofilum casamattae BLCC-M143 genome, ATCATGGGAACAACGCTCCTAAAGATCGGAGGGAGCGATCGCCAGGCAATCAATGTTCTATCCTCAGAACCTTCATGAACGATCGAAAACAGCAAAAGCAAACCGACAAGATTAGTGCTTCCTTAGGAACGCGCGCGATCGATGAATTGCTTGCTCTCAAGCAAGAAATAGTTGAGAAAATCGATAATGTCATAGCACTTATCGAACAAAATCTCGATCGCCGTTTAGAAGATGCAATTCTATTTTTGGCAGCATCCAGCAATGATGAGACTGCCGAGGATGGTATGGGTTTCCATAAGAACGATGCGCGGTTCGGTCATTACTTAGCTCAATGGTTGCAAAGTGGCGAAAAATTGACGCTCAAGCAAGCTGAAGCGGCACTGCAGATGATGCAGAAATACAGCCAAACTCAGCTCGAACCCAATGGACATTCCCTGCCAACTGCATGGGAGGAGATTTCGGAGCGGTATTGCGATCGCATCATTGACGAGGAGCTTCCTGGATTGAGCGTAGTTCTCAAAACCGGCGATCGTATCGTTCTGCGGACGGGCGAGTACTGCGACACCTATATCGCTGCGTATTACCCCGATGAAACCGTCCGCGAAGACTTAGGGGAATATGTTGAGGACATCTGGGACTACGGGCGAGAACCCCATAGCTTCAATATTCTGCTCGATGCCACCCCAAGATTAATGGATGCAGTCACGGGCTACATTGAAGACGATCGCAGATGCTATATCGATCCTGACATTGAGGCAGCATATTATCTATGGGAGCAGGAACGACAAAGAATAGTAAGCCAGCGGGAGACGATCTTACCGTTGTATGCCGTACCGCCAGATGCCCTGCAACTCGATGCCGTCCCCCTAGAGTCAGAGAAAGGCATAGACTACCAGGGACTGCAAGGACTGTTGCAACAGCAGGAATGGTACGGCGCAGATCGAGCAACCGACCAACTGATTATGGCGATGTGTAAAACAGATGAGGGTTGGAACTCGGACATCATCAAACAGATTCCCTGTGCGGACTTACGGACATTAGACCGGCTCTGGGTGGCAGCAAGTGGCGGCAAGTTCGGCTTTTCAGTACAAAAGAAAATTTGGCTGGAGCTGGGTCTGACAAACCTAGATGTGGAAGATGTAGACTTGGACAAGTTTGGCGATGCCGTAGGCTGGGGACTTCGTGGAAAGCCCATCTACTATCGAAAATCTTCCTTTGACCTAAGCGCAGCTCCAAACGGCTATTTTCCGCGATGGGGTCTCTCATCGGTTGATGCTAATTATTCCGTGTATTTTGACTGGGATTTTGGGCGGGAAATTGCCGCTACCGCTTTCAACAAAATTGTTGCTTCCAAAACTGACGTTAAATAAGGCTTGCTGAAAACGTTGAGAATTAGGAGAGAGAATCTCGTATGCTTCAGAATTTAGAAACTTTAGACCGTTTACAAGAGATTGAGTTTGATTCTATCAATCGCGGATATAACTCCGTTTTCCGTCCCAACCGGTTAAGCCTCGGACTGGTGGTTCCCATCGAAACCTATCCAGGCAGTCCCGTACCCACAATGCACCAGCACATCAAACGAGTTCGCCTCGCCGAAAAACTGGGGTTTGCGGCAGTCTGGTTGCGCGACGTACCCTTCAACGTGCCCTCATTTGGAGATGCCGGCCAAACCTACGATCCCTTCGTGTATCTGGGACTGTTAGCCGGCCAAACCGAGACTATTACTCTCGGGGTTGCCAGTATTATTCTGCCCCTGCGCCATCCCGCTCACGTGGCGAAAGCGGCGGCCACTGCGGACGTGCTTTCCAGGGGACGGCTGTTGCTGGGAGTGGCTTCTGGCGATCGCCCGGAAGAATATCCAGCCCTAAATCTGCCGTTTGGCGATCGCGGCTCTGCCTTTCGCGAGAGCTTTGACTACATCAGACACATGGGCGAACGATCGCCATCGTTTGACAATGGCTTTGGTTCTCCCAACGGTAGCATCGATATGCTGCCCAAACCCACAGCAGGCAAGCTTCCCCTGCTGATTACCGGCGGCTCGCAACAAGACCCCGAATGGATTGCGCGCAACGGTGACGGTTGGATGACCTATCCGCGCAATATCCCAGTGCAAGAGCGGATTATTCGCAGTTGGCGATCGCGCGTCGAAGCGATCGGCGGTGCTGCCAAACCCATCATGCAGCCGCTTTACATCGATCTCACCGAAGACCCTAACATATCGCCCCAACCGATCCATCTGGGATTTCGATTGGGTGCCAACCATCTGCGAGCCTATCTCAAATCCCTGGAAGATGTCGGCATGAACCATGTGGCGCTCAACCTGCGATTTAACCAAGCAGATATTGAAACCACGTTGAAATGCTTGTCCGATGAAATATTACCGGACTTCCAAGGCTAGAAACCGGGTTTGGGCGATCGATTTGACTTCTAGCTTGACGTACAGTCAGAAACCCGGTTTCTGAAGATATTAACTAAAGAACTGAAATTATGGCAAAAACTATTTTGATTACCGGATCTACCGACGGCATCGGGTTGGAAACCGCCAAGATGCTAGTCTCGCAAGGGCATGAGGTGCTGCTGCACGGGCGCAGTCCGAGCAAACTGGAAAACACGGAAACCTTGCTGTCTGCTTTGCCGGGAGATGGACGGGTTGAAAGCTATGAGGCCGATCTGTCGAGAATGGCTGATGTAGAGTCACTATTGAAAGCTGTATCGGCAAAACACGATCGCTTAGATGTGCTGATTAACAATGCTGGGGTCTTCAAGATTTCTAATCCGATGACCGAGGATGGACTTGATGCGCGCTTTGTGGTAAATGCGATCGCTCCCTATCTCCTCACCCAGCGACTTCTCCCCTTAATGAGCGCCTCCGGACGAGTCGTCAACGTCTCCTCTGCCGCTCAGTCTCCCGTCAATCTCGATGCGCTAACCGGCCGAACTCGCCTTCCTGAAGACTTTGCTGCCTATGCCCAAAGTAAGCTGGCATTAACCATGTGGTCTCGCCATCTGGCCCTCTCTCTCAAAGCTGACGGCCCTGCTATTATCGCCGTTAATCCCGGATCGATGCTGGGGAGCAAAATGGTGAAACAGGCCTTCGGAGTTCCCGGTGGCGATATTCGTATCGGTGCAGATATACTGACTCGCGCTGCCTTGAGCGATGAGTTTGCCACTGCTTCCGGAGAGTATTTTGACAACGATCTCGGTAAGTTTGCCCCACCCTATCCCGATGCACTCGATGCGCAAAAATGTCAGGCAGTGGTAAGTGCGATCGAGACTGTTATATCAATTAATAATTAACAATGAATAACGGGTATTAGAGGCGATGAGTTGATTGAAGTTTATGCCAGACCTATATTATCAAACTTGGCCAGATTCTGGCTCAACTCATATGTTTCAGTTTTTGTCAGCTACATTCGCTACCAAATTAGATGAGCTTACCCTGGATTAAGTTAAAGCATTTATATCCGTTAATAAAGCATTGACAGACCACTAGGACATGGCATGAAACAATTTTAAGGTTTTCGTTCCATTGTCTCCTTGATTCCCTAATGATTTTAGGTTCACCCAAACTTTATATTTCCCATCGGATTGGGTAATGCAGCTTTTCAGGTTCTGCTCCGTAATATCGCACGCGTAGCTGTATGCTTTTAACCGTTCTTCTGCAGGATAAGTACGAACATATGTATATAAGTCATTCTGGTAGGTCATAGCTTCCTGAATACCGTCATGCCAGTACTTAAAGCAGGTAACAAGTTGTTCTTTGATCATTGCTGGTAGCATCATAGACATAAACTTAGACTCCTTAACTGGAATGAGGTTGTCCTTGCTTCGACTTCAGCATAGCAAACAGGATGTGAAAATCTTGTGAAAGCTAGGCTCGATCGGACTTGAAGGTGAATTTACATAAATTAACGTAAGTTTACATTCTAACATATTTTGCCGCCACTCTTGATAAAGTCCCTTGAATCCCACGAGTAAGGAGATCGGATCCTCGGCGGCAGATATAATTCAGGTAAACCCCTAGAACTACTATTAAAACTGGGTTCTAGAGATCGAAATCCAAGAAATCATAGGGGGGGATCGCTTCCGAAAGGGTAATGTGCCAAGTATTACATTCCTCTTTCCATATCTGTAGTTGTTGAGACAAAAATGATTCCCGATCGCGATCGCCCAATAAATAAATTTCCCGCTTGTCCTCAGACGGGTTGGAGACAATGGCATTGGGATATTCGGCAAGAATGCGATCGCCAATTGCTTGCCAGTCTTGCTGCTGTTGTTCTCGATAATCTTGCTGCATTTGATAGCGTTTCTTCTTGGCGAGAAAATAATCCTTGCCTTTTTTCAAAGTCTCCTTCTCCGCTTCCGGAAACAAACAATCTTTTGGCAAAAATTTTAATAAATA contains:
- a CDS encoding SDR family NAD(P)-dependent oxidoreductase, with translation MAKTILITGSTDGIGLETAKMLVSQGHEVLLHGRSPSKLENTETLLSALPGDGRVESYEADLSRMADVESLLKAVSAKHDRLDVLINNAGVFKISNPMTEDGLDARFVVNAIAPYLLTQRLLPLMSASGRVVNVSSAAQSPVNLDALTGRTRLPEDFAAYAQSKLALTMWSRHLALSLKADGPAIIAVNPGSMLGSKMVKQAFGVPGGDIRIGADILTRAALSDEFATASGEYFDNDLGKFAPPYPDALDAQKCQAVVSAIETVISINN
- a CDS encoding GvpL/GvpF family gas vesicle protein, which codes for MYTYALIETPTTPLTLPVGLVGELELISIGEITAIAEPQISLQKMELLVQDDELLQQAYVRYGQAICDLFRQTTIVPLRFYHCFADRAALQQHLNIHKSSYRQMLKRLEGKGEYLLKFLPKDCLFPEAEKETLKKGKDYFLAKKKRYQMQQDYREQQQQDWQAIGDRILAEYPNAIVSNPSEDKREIYLLGDRDRESFLSQQLQIWKEECNTWHITLSEAIPPYDFLDFDL
- a CDS encoding LLM class oxidoreductase — its product is MLQNLETLDRLQEIEFDSINRGYNSVFRPNRLSLGLVVPIETYPGSPVPTMHQHIKRVRLAEKLGFAAVWLRDVPFNVPSFGDAGQTYDPFVYLGLLAGQTETITLGVASIILPLRHPAHVAKAAATADVLSRGRLLLGVASGDRPEEYPALNLPFGDRGSAFRESFDYIRHMGERSPSFDNGFGSPNGSIDMLPKPTAGKLPLLITGGSQQDPEWIARNGDGWMTYPRNIPVQERIIRSWRSRVEAIGGAAKPIMQPLYIDLTEDPNISPQPIHLGFRLGANHLRAYLKSLEDVGMNHVALNLRFNQADIETTLKCLSDEILPDFQG
- a CDS encoding GUN4 domain-containing protein; translation: MNDRKQQKQTDKISASLGTRAIDELLALKQEIVEKIDNVIALIEQNLDRRLEDAILFLAASSNDETAEDGMGFHKNDARFGHYLAQWLQSGEKLTLKQAEAALQMMQKYSQTQLEPNGHSLPTAWEEISERYCDRIIDEELPGLSVVLKTGDRIVLRTGEYCDTYIAAYYPDETVREDLGEYVEDIWDYGREPHSFNILLDATPRLMDAVTGYIEDDRRCYIDPDIEAAYYLWEQERQRIVSQRETILPLYAVPPDALQLDAVPLESEKGIDYQGLQGLLQQQEWYGADRATDQLIMAMCKTDEGWNSDIIKQIPCADLRTLDRLWVAASGGKFGFSVQKKIWLELGLTNLDVEDVDLDKFGDAVGWGLRGKPIYYRKSSFDLSAAPNGYFPRWGLSSVDANYSVYFDWDFGREIAATAFNKIVASKTDVK